A genome region from Arachis duranensis cultivar V14167 chromosome 6, aradu.V14167.gnm2.J7QH, whole genome shotgun sequence includes the following:
- the LOC107492708 gene encoding probable carboxylesterase 15: protein MGSLPNIVEDCMGFLKLYSDGSIFRSNDIKFHETPIEDDTVSFKDCLYDKKFNLFLRLYKPQSNNNVVRNSKLPVVMFFRGGGFCFGSRTWPHVHNCCMRLASGLKAVVVTPDYRLAPEHRLPAAVEDAVEAVRWLQRQALSVCGDAWLSNGGDVDFDRVFIMGDSSGGTIAHHLAVRFGPGSREIKPVRIRGYVLLAPFFWRGCSDQVRGGSIGAHAHSYLLDRFWRLSLPVGESRDHPFANPFGVCGNNLRELKLDPMLVMVGGNELLKDRAKDYANKLKEFGKNIEYVEFEGCQHGFFTHHSYSQVANQVIQILTRFMLQLN, encoded by the exons ATGGGTTCTCTTCCAAACATAGTAGAGGACTGCATGGGGTTCCTCAAACTCTACAGTGACGGTTCCATTTTTCGATCCAACGACATCAAATTTCACGAAACTCCAATCGAAGACGACACCGTTTCATTCAAGGACTGTCTTTATGACAAAAAGTTTAACCTCTTTCTCCGCCTCTACAAGCCTCAATCCAACAACAACGTTGTTAGGAATTCGAAGCTCCCTGTGGTGATGTTCTTCAGAGGTGGAGGCTTCTGTTTCGGGTCACGCACGTGGCCGCACGTGCACAACTGCTGCATGCGCCTCGCATCGGGGCTGAAGGCGGTGGTGGTCACGCCGGACTACAGGCTGGCGCCGGAGCACCGGCTACCTGCGGCGGTGGAAGACGCCGTGGAGGCGGTGAGGTGGCTGCAGAGGCAAGCGCTGAGTGTTTGTGGCGATGCATGGTTGAGTAACGGTGGTGACGTTGACTTTGACCGCGTTTTTATAATGGGTGACTCGAGTGGCGGAACCATTGCGCACCACCTGGCAGTTCGGTTCGGACCCGGTTCGAGAGAGATAAAACCAGTTCGAATACGAGGTTACGTGCTGTTGGCGCCATTTTTTTGGCGGGGTTGTTCGGACCAAGTCCGAGGAGGGTCCATCGGAGCACATGCTCACTCTTACTTACTTGACAG ATTTTGGAGGCTTTCGCTGCCTGTTGGAGAGAGCAGAGACCATCCATTTGCAAATCCATTTGGAGTTTGCGGAAATAATCTTAGAGAATTGAAGCTTGATCCTATGCTTGTTATGGTTGGTGGCAATGAATTGCTTAAGGATAGGGCAAAAGATTATGCAAACAAGTTAAAAGAATTTGGGAAGAACATTGAATATGTTGAGTTTGAAGGGTGCCAACATGGTTTTTTCACTCATCATTCATACTCTCAAGTGGCAAATCAAGTCATCCAAATCCTCACAAGATTCATGCTTCAACTTAATTAA